Below is a genomic region from Flammeovirgaceae bacterium SG7u.111.
ACTGAAGCTTATTGCCAATTGGAAAGCCAAGGAAATGGTCATGAGGTACTTTTTTGGCGGAAGTGATGAGACCGATTTCCAACAAGCTTGCGATGAATTTGGCGAGAAAATAATCCCGCAGCTTGTTCGCTCAAGGGCTTTGGAAAAAATAAAACAACATCAACAGGATGAGACCCGGGTAGTGTTGGTTTCCGCTTCTGCCGAAAATTGGCTGAGCTTCTGGTGCAAACAGCAAAAAATAGAATGCTTTGCCTCTAGGTTGGAAGTAGCAAATGGGAAAATTACCGGAAAGCTAGTAGGCAAAAATTGCTATGGACCCGAAAAAGTGGCTAGAATTAGACAAAAGATAAAAATTTCAGAATACAAAACGGTCTACGCCTATGGCGATAGCAGCGGGGATAAAGAGATGCTTGCTCTTGCCAAATACAAATTTTACCGTCCGTTTAGGCGTGAAGAATTGCAATAAAATTGACAAAAAGTTGGAGAGCTACGTTATGAAGTCACCAATTTAAATGTATACAGAAATGAAAAAGATAGCAATATTTTCCATTTTATTCACACTTTTGACCTTGTCAGTTTTTGCCCAAGGGTCATTTTACGATGACATGGATGGCAATTCTCATGGCTGGTACAGCACCACAGATCTGAACAAAACACATTTTTCCTCAAGCTCCATGTGGATTAATATTGGTGTGGACTCTGACAAGAATTATAATGGTATGCTTTGCGGTAGAAGTTTCGACCAATACAGCGATTTCACATTTGAAAGTACTCAAAGGCTACATTCGGGGTCAGTTGGCAATGGCATTATCTGGAACTACAGCGACAACCAGAATTATATGAAATTTTTGATTACCGACCGAGACCAAGGATATAGCGTGTGGGAAGTGGTAAATGGAAAAAGTACGGCGCTTATTCCATGGTCAACGAATACAAGTATCAACAAGGGCTTTAAAACCAATACTATTAAAGTAAAAAAGACTGGGAGTGTTACGCGCTTTTATGTAAATGGAACAGAAGTAGGTAGCAAAAATATAAGGTATAAGGGTTCGAAAGCTGGTATTTTTTTGGGTACAAATGTAAACGTAAAACTTCAGGTGGAGGACTTTAGGTACAGTTTAGGTAGAAGTGGACAGAGCATGCCAGTAAATGAAGAAGATAATGGAGGCAAGCCTAGCGGAAGGTAGGCTTCCGCCCATTTTAACATTGTAAAGCCAAGCCCACATGAGCAAAGGTTAGTTCATGTGGGTTTGGCTTTTATTTTTATTACTATCAAATAGAAACCCTATGTTTCTCCATAAAAAAACAATTATATCTTAACATATTTAAATTTTTCAAGTATGATTTAGGGGTTTGTATTTTGATAAATACATTTGTGTGAGTTGTTTTTAGATTACGTCGTTTATTACCACTACCTACGAACCTAATTTATAAAAGGTGGGCTTTTGCCCATTCCTAATTACGATTTTTTATCAAACATTAATAAATAAACTTCCTTCAGCTATGAAAAACAGATTATTGAACGTGATGTACATCGGGGTGCTATTATTTGCGTCTTCATGTGCATCAATATTAAATCCTAAAAATCAGAATGTTACAATTTATACATCTTCTGAAAGCACATTGTATGTAGATAATGGAAAGCTACCCCAGCTTAAGTCACAAAAAGTAAAACTAGCAAGAGATGCGAATGCTAGGCAAATCAAGGTTGAACGAGAAGGGTACAAGCCTGAATATGATGTAATGTTCCAAAAAAGGAAGTCATTTCTATATGGAATTTCATGGATACCATTTGGGGTGGTTTACTTGATCCCTCCATTGCTAGACCATGGTCCCAAGTCTAGGAACTACGATAAAGAAGTGGCTTTTAATTGCAAACAAAAACTTCCAGTAAAAATGGAAGACGATAAGTACTTGTTTTTATCTAAAACCTCTTTCGATATCCAGGAAAAAAACATAAAAATATCTAGTTACAGGCATCTTAAACGAAACGGGACATCAAAATTCAAAGAAGAAATTTCCAATGTTGAAGACCTAAAAATAGACAATACTATTTTTACCGAAACTTTTAACAAGGTTCTGGAAGATCAAGGTTTTTCTAACGAGGATAAGTCAATCTTAAAAAGCAAGACAAATACTATGTACTTGAGCGGTAAGGTCGATCAAGTGGATTTTAAGCTTCATGATGTAGCCAATTACGGAGCGATGGATCCTACTTTTTTAGTTACCGAGGTCAGCATTCAAGTCGAATTGGCTGATGTTTATGGTGTGGTGAAAAATTCAAAAAGAATCACTGCCTCATCAGGAAGGTTTTCTGCAGATATAATGGGGTTTGGTGAAGTTGCAGAAAGCCGTTATAAAAAATTACTAATAAAGTCGCTCGAGGATGCCATCGTGAGCGCATTTATCAACTTTATGAACCACGGTGACGTGAAGGAATTGATGAAGGTTGAAAAGATGAAAAACTCGGTTGAGCTTAATGCTCTTAACGTATCTTCTTTGTCCAAAAGGCACGCAAACAACCTTGGAGAAGCCCAAAAAGCAACTGTAATTATCCAGACGGAAGAAGGACATGGTAGCGGTTGCGTTATCAGTAACAATGGACATATAATCACTAATTACCACGTATTTGCTGGGCAGGACGAGTCAGAAATTACGGTTCTTGTAAATGACAGTTCTTATAAAGCGGAAATATTAAGAGTGAGTGAAGATCATGATGTTGCATTATTGAAAGTATCAAGTGAATTGCGTCATAGTTTTGATATCACAACTTTCGCGAAGTACACTGTTGGGCAAGATATTTTTGCCATAGGTACTCCTCAAACCATAGAGCTAGGGCAGACCCTATCGAAGGGGATTATTTCAGGGCTTAGAGAAAAGGAAGGTGCTTCGTTGATCCAAACTGATGTAAGCGTAAACGCAGGGAATAGCGGTGGTCCTTTGGTGAACAAAGAAGGGGAGATCATCGGGATAGTTACCTCAAAGCTGTCAGGGTTTGGTGTTGAAGGTATCTCTTTTTGTATTCCTATGGAAAAAGCGATGCAATACTTAAAGCTTGAGTAAACCATTTAGGGTTTTGATACTAACTTAAGGATTATGATTTCAGAGGCAAGCCCAGCAGAAAACTGGGGCTTGCCTCTGTTGTTTTTTACTCATCCCTCAGGCAATCTATAGGGTTGATGAGTGCCGATCGGATGGATTGATAGCTAATGGTGAACCATATAATAAGTAGAGCCACTGAACCTGAAATAAGGAAAACTCCTGCTCCAATGTCAATTCGGTAAATGAAATCTTCTAGCCAACTGTCCATCATGTAGAAAGCAAAAGGAACGGCTAGTACAAAAGCGATAAGGTAGAGCCAAGTAAACTCTTTCACCATCATCAAAATTATTTTGGTGACAGATGCGCCCAATACTTTCCTTACCCCAATTTCCTTTTCTCGTTGGCGGGCGGTAAAGAGCATAAGCCCATAAGAGCCAAGGCAAGACACCAAAATCGCCATGGCGGCAAAAATGCTGATGATCTTTCCTAAGCGCTGTTCCGATTGGTAGCTTTCTACCAAGTTTTCGTCCAAAAAGCTGTATTCATATGCCTTTTCGGGGAAGTGTTTTCTCCATGTTTTTTCCAAATAAGCCAAGGCTTCGGGGACTGAAGCACCTGCGGCTATTTTTACGGTAAAAGCAGTGAAAAAGCGAGGGTTTACATCTATCAGTAGCGCATCTATTGCCATTTGGAGCGGGAGGTAGTGGAAATCTTTTACCACGCCTATCACTGTTCCTTCTTTTCCTTCTAAGGTTACCTTTTTGCCCAAGGCCTCTTCTTCCGAGCCCCAGTCAAACACATTTATAGCTGTTTGATTAATTATGAATGCATTTTGATGGTCGGTACCTGCATTTTTATCAAAATCCCTTCCTGCGGCTAGTTCAATATCGAAGGTGCTGAGGAAATCATAATCTACCGAGTAAGAGGCTACAAAGGTAATTTCATCTTCTAGTTTTCCCTCAGGCTTGGTCATGCGGGAAACACTGCCAAAGCCAGGAGTATTGTTAGAAAGAGTAACCGCTTCGAGCTGCGGATTTTGCAAAAGTTCTTCTTCAAAAGCATTGGCACGCGAACGAAGTTGCCCGTTTACCCCACCAAACACATTGTTCATGTTTTGGCTGAAAAGCGGCACATTTACCATCAGTTCTTGTTGAAAGCCCATAGGTCTGTCCATCATAAAATTGAGCTGTTGGAAAATGATGATTGATCCAGAAATAAGGGCAATGGAAGTTGCAAATTGAAGCGTAACCAGTACTTGCCTAAAGCCAAATCGCCTGTTCACCTTTGCCGAAACCTTGCCCTTGAGCGTGGTCAAAACCTTGATTTGGGTAATGTAAAAAGCAGGGTAGCTTCCGCCTAAAAAAGCGGCTGTAATCAATAGCATTCCAAAGGTAAGTAAGGTGTCCCATTCGAGGATCATGCCCATGTTCAGTTGCCTATCGGTGAGCAAATTTAGTTCGGGAAGCCCAAAAGAAACTAGCACTAAAGCAAGTACAAAAGCGACGAGGCAGACCAACAGCGACTCTCCCAAAAACTGCAAGAAAAGCTGTTTTTTTCTTGCGCCAAGCACTTTTCTCATCCCAACTTCCTTCGCCCTTTTTACCGACTGTGCCGTTGAAATATTCACAAAGTTGATGATAGCGATTATGAGCGTTACGATGGCGATAGCGGCAAAAATATACACATATTGGATGTCGCCCTGCGGCTCGGGCTGTAAGTACGCCTCTGAGTGCAGGTGAACTTTTCCGAGGTGCTCTAGCGAGAATTTTTGCCCCAGTCTGAGTTGCTCGGGGGCATGTTTGTCAACCAAATCGTTCATGCCAGCATAAAGCCCCGTGGTATCGGCATTTTCCTTGAGCAGCACGTAAGCGTGCGAGTGGGAAATCACCCAGTTTTGTGAAAGGTTTTGCTTCATCCGAGCCGCCCCTTCTTCCCCTTCTAGGTGGAACATGTTTTCGTAGGGAAGCAAGAGGTTCATGTGGAAATGGCTATTGGTAGGAAAGTCTTTGAACACTCCAGCTATTTTAAAAGAAAAGTCTCCTCGGAGGTAAAGTGTTTGCCCTACAGGGTCGGCATCGCTGAAGTATTTTTGTGCTATTTCCTCGTTTATCATCAAGGTAAATGGCGTTTTTAGCATATTATCTAAGCTACCCGAAATCACCTCCAAGTCGAATATTTTACCAAACTTCTCATCGGCAAAAAAGACCCTTTCTTCCTCAAACTCCTGATCGTCTTGCCCTGCTACTTTAGAAGGGACTTTTACGCTCACGTTTCTGCGAAAAACTCTAGAAGTAGCCTCTATTTGTGGAAGAGTTTCTTCCATGAGTGGGGCAAGCGTGATGGGCAGCTGGGCGAAATCTGCACCATTTGTCGCATGGTAGATAATGCGATACATTCTATCAAACTTGCTCTGGTGCTTGTCGAAGCTCAGTTCGTGTTTCACAAAAAGGAAAATGAGCAGGCAGCAGGCTAGCCCTACTCCAAGCCCCACCACATTGATCAAGGTAAAAACCTTGTTGCGGAAAAGGTTGCGGTAAGCGATCAGTAGGTAGTTTTTGAACATTTTCTTGGTAAGTTGAATGACACTAGAATGAATACCATTCAACTTAAAAAGTTTGGAAGAAACAAACTACCTAATTTATATGAGCTGTAAAAGAGTTGGATGAACGGGGCGGCTTATGTAGGCAAAAGAAGAATGGGAGTAGCGCACAATAAGATAGGCTTCTCTACAAAAACGTGAAAATAAAAAAAGCACAGAAAATGTCTGCGCTTTTGATGAAGTTGGTATTTGTGAAACAAGTATTTACATGACTTCTTTTCCTTCGATGCTTTTGATTACCCACCTGCCAACATTTATTCCCTGTTTTATCCCGTTTTCATTGGCGTCTCGGTAGTGGATACCCCCGTAAAGGCGAGAAACAGCAGCTTCTTGGGCTGCGTCCATAAACGAAGGAAATGTTCTGTCAGCCAATCCATATGCCCTTTCAGTTGTATCTATGAATTTGAAATTATCACCAAAGTAAAAGGTGAGGATTTGCCCCGCCGAGCCCGAAACGGTCGAATGCCCACTGGTATATTCGGGGAAGGGCGGGGTTTGCAACAATGGCTCCCAAGTAGGGTCGATGTACTTCCGAATGGCTGTTTCGGGACGAATTCGGTTGCTGCGGTATTTTTCATCCCAGCAGGAAAGAAAAGCATCCATTAGCCCGATGGACAAGACCGCATGGATTTTCATTGTTTCGTGGAAATCTTTGTTGGCTGTTTCACAAGCTATTCCTGTAATGCCCATCCAGTGCGCGCCCGGAGATATTTTTTTGAGGGCAACCATGAGGTGACCTGTGGTTTGCATGGCAAAAGGGTTGCAATCCCAAAAAGAGGCGATGGTGCGGGTTTCTTCTGTTCTTCCCCTTCCTTCTTTGTACACCTCCTCTAGCATTTTAAAAAAAGGTGAATCGGGGTCTTCGCTGAATGGGGCAGGGGGCTCAGGTTTGAACTGGGGAACAGAGTCAAGGGTCAAAGGTCTAAGTGTATTGAAGTGCGGTTCTACTGCCCCAAAGTAAGCTGGAGGGGTTGGGTACCAGTAGCCTTTTCCCTCCTTGGGCGTGTATTTGGGTAGGCTGGTGGTTTTGTTGTACCTGTCGGTTGCGGCATAGCTCAACACTTGTTGGCTAATGGCTTTGGCATACTTTTCAGAATTTTCCACCACGCTTTGCGAATAGCCTGCCTGCAAGCAAGAATCTAAAAATGCTTTTTTGTATTCTTCTAGCATCACCCCCGAAGGCTGCAACTTCATGGCAGTTTCTACCATGGCCAAAACGGCACTGAGCGAGGAAGAATAGCCGCCTACTTCTGTTTTTTTTATGTTGGGAAAACCGTTCAAATGTGCCTCAAAACTAGCGTATTTGCTATCGTTTTGGGCAATTACCTCGTAGCCAGAAATACAGGTGTAGGCAAAGAAACGTGCCGCAAGTGGCGGATTGGTCACATCATGAACCATGATTTCCGTTACCTTGGTAATAGTCCTGCTAATGTCCTCATTGCTCAGCGATAAGTCACTTTCCTGCACTTTTTGGCAGCCAAAGAGTGAAAATAGGCAAGAGGTGAAAAGAATATAAGTTAGAAATTTCTT
It encodes:
- a CDS encoding HAD-IB family hydrolase, which codes for MKPAIAFFDFDGTITTKDSFIEFIKYYRGKPRFYLGFLLLSPVLVLFKLKLIANWKAKEMVMRYFFGGSDETDFQQACDEFGEKIIPQLVRSRALEKIKQHQQDETRVVLVSASAENWLSFWCKQQKIECFASRLEVANGKITGKLVGKNCYGPEKVARIRQKIKISEYKTVYAYGDSSGDKEMLALAKYKFYRPFRREELQ
- a CDS encoding trypsin-like peptidase domain-containing protein — translated: MKNRLLNVMYIGVLLFASSCASILNPKNQNVTIYTSSESTLYVDNGKLPQLKSQKVKLARDANARQIKVEREGYKPEYDVMFQKRKSFLYGISWIPFGVVYLIPPLLDHGPKSRNYDKEVAFNCKQKLPVKMEDDKYLFLSKTSFDIQEKNIKISSYRHLKRNGTSKFKEEISNVEDLKIDNTIFTETFNKVLEDQGFSNEDKSILKSKTNTMYLSGKVDQVDFKLHDVANYGAMDPTFLVTEVSIQVELADVYGVVKNSKRITASSGRFSADIMGFGEVAESRYKKLLIKSLEDAIVSAFINFMNHGDVKELMKVEKMKNSVELNALNVSSLSKRHANNLGEAQKATVIIQTEEGHGSGCVISNNGHIITNYHVFAGQDESEITVLVNDSSYKAEILRVSEDHDVALLKVSSELRHSFDITTFAKYTVGQDIFAIGTPQTIELGQTLSKGIISGLREKEGASLIQTDVSVNAGNSGGPLVNKEGEIIGIVTSKLSGFGVEGISFCIPMEKAMQYLKLE
- a CDS encoding ABC transporter permease, with amino-acid sequence MFKNYLLIAYRNLFRNKVFTLINVVGLGVGLACCLLIFLFVKHELSFDKHQSKFDRMYRIIYHATNGADFAQLPITLAPLMEETLPQIEATSRVFRRNVSVKVPSKVAGQDDQEFEEERVFFADEKFGKIFDLEVISGSLDNMLKTPFTLMINEEIAQKYFSDADPVGQTLYLRGDFSFKIAGVFKDFPTNSHFHMNLLLPYENMFHLEGEEGAARMKQNLSQNWVISHSHAYVLLKENADTTGLYAGMNDLVDKHAPEQLRLGQKFSLEHLGKVHLHSEAYLQPEPQGDIQYVYIFAAIAIVTLIIAIINFVNISTAQSVKRAKEVGMRKVLGARKKQLFLQFLGESLLVCLVAFVLALVLVSFGLPELNLLTDRQLNMGMILEWDTLLTFGMLLITAAFLGGSYPAFYITQIKVLTTLKGKVSAKVNRRFGFRQVLVTLQFATSIALISGSIIIFQQLNFMMDRPMGFQQELMVNVPLFSQNMNNVFGGVNGQLRSRANAFEEELLQNPQLEAVTLSNNTPGFGSVSRMTKPEGKLEDEITFVASYSVDYDFLSTFDIELAAGRDFDKNAGTDHQNAFIINQTAINVFDWGSEEEALGKKVTLEGKEGTVIGVVKDFHYLPLQMAIDALLIDVNPRFFTAFTVKIAAGASVPEALAYLEKTWRKHFPEKAYEYSFLDENLVESYQSEQRLGKIISIFAAMAILVSCLGSYGLMLFTARQREKEIGVRKVLGASVTKIILMMVKEFTWLYLIAFVLAVPFAFYMMDSWLEDFIYRIDIGAGVFLISGSVALLIIWFTISYQSIRSALINPIDCLRDE
- a CDS encoding vanadium-dependent haloperoxidase, with amino-acid sequence MKKFLTYILFTSCLFSLFGCQKVQESDLSLSNEDISRTITKVTEIMVHDVTNPPLAARFFAYTCISGYEVIAQNDSKYASFEAHLNGFPNIKKTEVGGYSSSLSAVLAMVETAMKLQPSGVMLEEYKKAFLDSCLQAGYSQSVVENSEKYAKAISQQVLSYAATDRYNKTTSLPKYTPKEGKGYWYPTPPAYFGAVEPHFNTLRPLTLDSVPQFKPEPPAPFSEDPDSPFFKMLEEVYKEGRGRTEETRTIASFWDCNPFAMQTTGHLMVALKKISPGAHWMGITGIACETANKDFHETMKIHAVLSIGLMDAFLSCWDEKYRSNRIRPETAIRKYIDPTWEPLLQTPPFPEYTSGHSTVSGSAGQILTFYFGDNFKFIDTTERAYGLADRTFPSFMDAAQEAAVSRLYGGIHYRDANENGIKQGINVGRWVIKSIEGKEVM